The DNA window atggaattgttgtgcaatttaaatgtttaaatgtgaaactatttgtgaaaagattaaatttTTAGCTTCTTAATGAGAGAACGGTCAGAAGAACACcactctgctcactcagaggccccgcccaagtgaacagacatgggttgtaaactatgaaacacgcccttctttcACCACTATATCAACCCGTTtacgaaaatgtaactttctgttccAAAGACATGAGGACTTACCAtccccacgttgaaaggacaaagaccacctacagaactaagccaaccacAGCAAAAACCTAACAAAATTggcatcgaatttcaatgtgaaggtgacgacctacacgccggaaggatgaatttcgactataccagccagaatatagcatgagtttaaagtatggcaacttggtatgaactttgaactcttattcactaaagaaatgatacctcctagccgtcgTGTTAGAGCAGCAACTGtagacgtgggctaggagaggacggacagaggatCTGTCCTACCTCACAACGACGGTACTACcaagtatccattctaccaccagacattcttcaaaggacaacccGGCCTCCCATCTACGACCAAccgatcgaagcgcagctcagagtaaatatttattacattttccttttccaaatgggcggttatttagaatgcataagattctgtatttacgatagagtagctgcctacggcctgATAGCGGACAGCTATGTCTCTaaggacgttttcctttatgacataatttgtaatctatgtatgatacattctgtgcatatgtaattctgtgtgattatttaggtatttagtaaataaataattaaaccaaatctTGTATTGccgattcaacttgttagccagggttcgtgaagataaccaagaattgacaactttcagatgagactaaaggtgatgattaaatattgactgctattgatgtaaaagattactaggtctaagagtttattcggaagataacagctctataaacattctttcgtggtgccccgactttctagttaattacattcacctgattagcttaatcaggtaatatgaaTTATAGAGAAATGactttatagaatagcatgtcatatcacctAATCCAGGatagccaaagacacaacaccTGTTTTAAGACACAACACCTGTTTTCGAGAAATGTCAATATTGTAAGagcttcattgtctgcttatatgcctcatttatcctacagttccgacttggtgtacagggagaatactggaAGAACtggccatgttctgaattctgtcgctgtacatttcaaaagtgctgaacaaatagttatattgactatgtccgtccaagctcgctcattgtcttaaATCGAaaatacggattgcctcttatcagcTCGTCATccacttatgccatagtttgtacatctcaattgtcaataaaaaacacatttgtttaagcaagtcagccatatcaactttgtttttttaaaaggcagtaaatgaggctgaattaactgtttcgctgccagacaaggctccactgattgCCATGTGTAGTGGTGGTAAGGTGATGGgaaagctttatgtaggccctaacagtttatgggaaccatttgtcaccgttatattCCAATTAATGTGTGGTGGATTTGCTGGCTTGAATCaaacataaatatttttttagccccaccaagatttacatgctaaaatcgccagaGTACTCTGCAGTTATTGCGTCCAAAATcccagtcgactgcagttactgcagtttcaaaacggcaatctttttttgtaagggtatgGACAAAATGATTTCAATACAATATTTTCCAAACTAGTAACTAAAACATTGCCACTATTGACCAATAAATATTTACGTGGTTGTGGTCCGACACacaaatgcatataaatcagtcgAGGATATCCATATTTTAACTAAACTTGGTACACATGTAGCAAACAttgtcaagactcaacatatgcaagGACATTCATATCAGCCtcatggtggcgctataacatGCACAtttatatctcttgatctgtttgactcgAGTGACaaaatttggcacacatgctcagggattGGAGTCTGGCTAATCTGCGCCATCTCAGACACCACTGACCCGATTTTgacaaaacttgggtgaatgatgcgtcttgccatagagatccatcattatttacaaaagtacaCTGATTAGCCCAAGGGGGGCACTATAGAAATCAACTGTATGCatcttagtcacacacacattctcagacACCAGTGGCCCCATTTTGACAAAACTTGGTTGAATGAGTCTTGCCATAGagctgtcatttacaaaattaaactgattggcccaaggggaGCGCTGCATCATTTGTGAGGATGACACGTTTACTTTTACCTTGTTTAATCATCCTTTTCAAAGGATCACAACACCAATTCCAAATTAAAATCAAAAATTTTACAAGTTCCAAGTTTATTATCAAGTTATTAGAAAACATACAAATGATGTCACAGCTTCAGGTCTTCAGGCACGGGTCAGTCGTGATAGACAGGTACACTGACCAATGAGATAATTCCTTCTGGCCCTTCCCTTTTGTAGAGTTAGGGCAGATGAGAGGAAAAGTGAGTATTATACATTCACTCAGAGACCACAGCATACAAATTCTAAGGAAATAAACTCAGAATCAaagggttgtctgtctgtctcctgtgttTAGAACTACATTCATTTCCCCAGCATACTCACCGTAATATGATCATGGATCAGGTACAGTAGAAACCATTTCAAAACCACCATGTCATCCACTCTGCTGATGTCACAATGAGAGAAAACTGTCAGTTCTTTTTTTGCAACAAATGTGTGTTCTCTTGAACATTTGTATCCCGCGATGTCACAATAAGAGAACATTTAATTCTGCAATGTCACAAAAAGGTGTGACATTGTTGTGAGGTCATAAGCAAGTATTATTTAATTTGATGTCACAGAGTATTGACAGCTCATAAGGAGAGTGGGTGCCTCACAATAGCCTAaaatggcttcctctcctcaccaTCTGCACGTCACATAGTAGCTATCCAAAGCGATATAGTATTGCTTTCTCCTATATTTTCTCATCAGTGTAGttgaaggagaggaagccacttcaCACCATTGCAATTCTGTGTCAACCTATAGAGGTTGCATAAAAAAAGTAACATAAGCGCTTTGGCCAAATTTTGGTTTCCATCCCGTCAAACACACACCCACGATGAAAGAGCAATAGAGAGAACTAACAACAGTTAATAACACACTACTTGTAACCAATACAAGAGAAAACATAAGAATGTCTATatagaaacatgtttttttcttttgaaaCTTAACAAGAGGTGTTGAAAACACCATTTACATGCCATAACAAGGTTCGGCACTTTTTTGCAGAGGAAAGGTACAAAAAAATTGCTTGCTTTTTAAAAACAATCTCCCAAACAGGATGTTTTGCATCTTTTTGCTACCATGTCAGTTTGCAGATACTTCGGAGGCTATGGTGGCAGAGCTTAGAGTAACAGAACGACTggtgaaaagcagagagagaaaagaaacagaGCCAGGAAAAGTGGATGTCTATGGTTTCCTTCTTTCTGCCTCCAAACCCTGGATGTCACAGAAtagggggggaagggagggggggcaGAGTAGACCGTCGAGAAGGCAAGGAGATTCCATGGCCACCATCTCTAGGCATCAGACTGTGATATTTGGCATATTCACACACCTAATGGTCGAGTCAGCCATCACTCATGAGATTCAGTGGGTCCTGACCAACAGTGGCTACAGGAGGAGTGTTCCTGCCCCCCCCCCGGCTCATGGACGGTTGGACAGTGCGTGTCGGGCCAAGTTGATATTCAGGCTGCTGAAGTGTAGTGCAGCCGATTCCTGTGCTGTGTTCTGCTGACGCGTGTCATAATGAAGTCGAAATAGAATGCAGGTCAGTGAGAGAGAGCTTGTCATATAGATCCTATTGTTACTAATTCTATGGAGCTTGCTGAGCTGATATCACAGAACTCTTTCACTGTGATGTCATAAGATTAGAACACAGCTCCTCCCGTCAGGATTATGATGTAATAGTTTGATGATGTAGCAGTGGTacaacaaacagaacactgatgcagagtgtgtggaggagcaAAACTGgatctcaaatggcatcctatcccccacatactagtgcactacttttgaccaatgcactatatggggaatagggtgtgatttgagaCTCGGCTAGAGCCTGCCGTGTCCTCTCCTATGTGATCTTCAGAGTGCTGCCGTAGGTCTGCTGTACCACCACCTGCACGTTGTCCAGGATGAAGTCAAAGGCCATGCTCCACACAGACTCCACAGACTGCTGCATCAACCTGCAATCACATAGGATAcgtgaaaataaatgaatgggAACAGAGGAGGAAACTGAAAAGTACTAAGCTTGGCCCAGTGGTCCGTGACTGTCTAGAGGGGAGAGTTAAACCATGAGTGGACCGTACCTCTTCATGTACTTGATGACCAGGTCAAGTTTCTCCAGGTCTTTGTCCTCGATCAGATCAGTGCAGTACTTGACCACCTGCAGAATGTCCTCCTCCATGGGTTCTGAGGGCGGGGGGAAAGGACAAAGACTTGGATtttcacacacaaccacatcaacaaacagtcaaaaacacaacTACTACTGTATGACAGCAAACGTCCCCTAATTCCTAGAGATGGTACTGACCGACGCACTCCCCCTTCTGTACCTGAGATGGTACTGACCGACCCACTCCCCCTTCTGTACCTGAGATGGTACTGACCGACCCACTCCCCCTTCTGTACCTGAGATGGTACTGACCGACGCACTCCCCCTTCTGTACCTGAGATGGTACTGACCAACCCACTCCCCCTTCTGTACCTGAGATGGTACTGACCGACCCACTCCCCCTTCTGTACCTGAGATGGTACTGACCGACCCACCCTCCCTTCTGTACCTGAGATGGTACTGACCGACCCACTCCCCCTTCTGTACCTGAGATGGTAGTGACCCATTCTCTGAGTAGTGTTCGGATGTCCGTGAAATCACAGGCTCCAGCCAGGGTGGGTTCAGGGCGAGGGGTGAACTTAGACAGAGTCTCTGGGACATCCTGCTTTAGGGAGGATGTGGAAGGTCCATTCTCCAGCTGGTTGAGGGTCAGTTCAGGCCAATCATTAAGCATCAGTACAAATCCATTCAGGAAAAAAATTCAAACTGACCTTGGATAAGTGTCTAGGGGCTCACCTTGAGGCCATTGGATAGGTCCCTCGGTCTGAGCGGGTGCTGTAGGGCTTTGGCGGGGCTGTTTCCTGGTGGGTGGGGCCTCTTTAGAGGGGAGGGGCCTTTCTTAGTGGGGCTGGAGTTGGCGTTTTTCTTCTTGTAGCGCCTCTTCACCCGACCCGCTCCAACCTGCTTCAGCTGCAACAGGGGGTTCCTCTGCTCTGCTACAGAGGAAGAGGggttgagagaggagggagaacaaaGGAGGCGaggaaaggagatggagaaataAGGGGGTAATGCAAAGAGGGTTGAATTTGATCATTAGTCGAACGTCTACGGTTCTTTCCAGTGTAttgtatgaatatactgtattctgctctacatctctggtctctggtcttaCCCATGATGATCCCTTGGGCCTGGGCGGTCTCTCTGCGGCCGTACGCTGAACGCAGTTCCTCCTGGAGCTCTCTGGGGAGCGCCGCAAACACCTCCGGGTcaacctacagagagacagagagatggaataTATTTGTGTGTAATGGGGGTATTGGCGTTAAtgagaatgtttgtgtgtgtacctgggaAAAGTCAGGCAGTTCCAGTATGATGCCCGTGGAGCCAGGCTGTCCAGGCTGGTTGGGGATCTGAAGAACCAGTGTTCCTACAGGAAGGGCagcggggggaggaggagaggagggggaagaaagaAGGGAAGAGGGGTGAGGGCTAGAGGGGCGGTGGTGTGACCCGTTGTgggatctctctgtctctctgtgggtCCAGGAGCGCTCCACCTGTTCTCTCAATTCTGCAGGCAAGGCGTCCAACACTGACCTGTCCAcctgacacacagaaacacgtaAGGGCGCTTTCGAACTGCCGAAAACGATGCATCAAAAACATAGCCAACCCAATGGATTTTCATTGACAGCAATGTACTGGTGAACTAGGAGTGGAGAACCTGTGAAGGAGAGGGGACCTCGATGCTGAGGTTGAGGCGCGTCCGAACATGGTTAGGTGTGCGTGTAGAGGGCAGCGGCTCTTCTTTACTTGTCCCTGGGATTGGATCAGCAGGCGAAGGAGGGCGGAGAGTGGAGAAGGGGGGTGGGACTGTGGCAGAGGAACTCTTCCCCTGATTGGTGGTTGAGTCAGCAACAGGAGCATCAGCTAGCGAAtctgaagagagagcagaggttgATGTATGGCTTCTTGAGGTAATCACTAAcaagatctcacacacacacacacctgtgtggtTGTGTATGGCGGGAGGCCGCTGGGCCAGAAGCATGTCTCTGATGGAGCGTGTTTTAGGGCCGGAGGGGTCATGGGGGGCTGAATGGGCCCCATCAAGGAGCTGCACCTGAAGGCCCACCCCCCTCAGGTCCTGCACCTCCAGCCTCATTGCGTGGAACAGCTTGATGACCTCACTGGCTATCAGCTGACCACTGTCTGTCGACTGGGCCAGGGTCACTGACCTGAGtagggaggggacagagggagagagaagagaaggacagaAATGGATAAGGAAAGAGGTAAGTGAATTATGTCCCCTCAGTGTGTAACCCTGTCCATTGCTCTCTCACCTGGCCAGATTGTCACAGATGCCGTGACCACCATATTTGGATGGCTCCACCGGGGCCCCCACCTTACGCACCATGACCTTTAGGGTCAGTCTGCGCCCCCTGAGCCCCGCCCCCTGAAGACGCTTCTGCACCTCCATGGACAGGTTGGTCAGGAACGACTCCGCCTCGTCCACCTGGTGAGAGAGAATATGGAGAATTTAGAGAACGACAGAAGGAAGTAACAGAAAAGCACCTTGAGCAGTTGAAGAACATCGgttctacacaaaatattccattCTGAACGAGTGTTCCGCCTTCTTGAATAAGCCTTGGTTCTGACCAGCATAACCCAGTTATGACCTGTGTAGAGCGGACCAAATCAAACAAGCTCTAACCACTGTAAACCAAATCTGGTCCTTACCTGTGTGAAGCGGATGTTGTAGTTCATCTCGGCCGAGACAGACTTCCTCTCCTTCTCGCTGCGTACGGGCCGGTCGTCCAGACCTCGGCAGAACCTGAAGAGGGTCTGCCCGGTGCGAGGGCCAAACTCCTTCTGCAGTTGCTGTAGAGACACCTGCTGCAGGTCCCCACACGACCTCACACCCAGAGACGCCAGCTTTGCGCCCATAGAACGGCCCACACCTGAGATTGGTGATGGGTAGAGGTGGTGAAATGCACCACCAGAAAGATGATCAGTTGCAGTGTCCACCAGGTGGTGCTGTAGTGTCCTCACCTGGCAGGCTAGTGACCGTGTGGTCCCTGATGAAGTCGTCCACTTCCTCTGACCTCAGGAGGTACTGTCCGTCCGGCTTGGCCTTCCGGGTCGCCATCCTCGCCAGCAGGATGTTGGACCCTGGAGAGGTCAGAGGTGACAGGTCACAAGTGTGACTGAGTGGGAGGGAAACTATGCTTAACAATGGCAGTCAACTCCCCTTGGTCCCCTATAAGTTCAGGGTTGCATTCAGTAGAGCAcaggcacactgtagcaaaacattttgaagtGGAAAATGAAAaggagcatttcttattggacaagcccAGATAACAGTGAGGGActatttcagtctgttttctgccATTTGGTGCATAATAAACACAACCTAGGTAGTAGCGCCCGCTCCGTTTGCAAATGTTTCCTCCCGTTGTGCCTACAGAACGTTACCCAGGGGTGGTAGAGGAAGGCGTGGCACCACTCACCCATGCCCACCGAGGCAGTGCACCCAGTCCTCTCCCTGACATCTGTCCGGATGGCGCTGGCTAGCTCTTCAGGTGTAGCACCCAACTCAGCCAGCAGGGCAGAGCAATCCACCAACGCCTCGTCACAACTCAGAGCCTCAATGTTGTGAGTATAACTACGGGGGGGGGTTAAATCAATTTGTTGTTTATCAGATGATTGTGCTACGATCCTAACAAGTAACAAAGGAATCAGAATAGTCAGAGGTCATGACTAACAGCagatgagagggaggtgagagaaaaagagatgggaGGATCTGTAAATCCCTACATCCGTACCTGGCGAGGGTCTCGTACATAGCAAGTGCCACCTCCTTGTAAGCCTGAAAGTCATAAGGGACAGACTGCAGGGAAGGACAGAGCTGTTTGGCCTGGCCAAAAAACATCCCATTCCTCACTCCTGCCTGCCTgacggaagaaaaaaaaaagaaagaaaaaaaggagaCCAGATTACTATAGGGTAGAGGGTGTGTATGGAACCTGGCCTCGTTGGAAAGCACTTCTGACCCATCAGGAATGCACAGAGGACATTAGATAGGCACACTTCCAGATACCAAAGAATATATCCCTTTTCTCTGGAAACAATGTTAATATACTATTTTAAACTTAGTAC is part of the Salvelinus sp. IW2-2015 linkage group LG36, ASM291031v2, whole genome shotgun sequence genome and encodes:
- the rev1 gene encoding DNA repair protein REV1 isoform X3; translated protein: MSTRCRAEEVHRGATFPGRDRLKRQRREGSSAAPGPQSCILHVDMDCFFVSVGIRHRPDLKGKPVAVTSNRGPGRVAQRPGVDRQLELQYYQRKYSHAGVSERKDGDLEEMTSAESHVSHGNGVDLDTTCLSMAEIASCSYEARQAGVRNGMFFGQAKQLCPSLQSVPYDFQAYKEVALAMYETLASYTHNIEALSCDEALVDCSALLAELGATPEELASAIRTDVRERTGCTASVGMGSNILLARMATRKAKPDGQYLLRSEEVDDFIRDHTVTSLPGVGRSMGAKLASLGVRSCGDLQQVSLQQLQKEFGPRTGQTLFRFCRGLDDRPVRSEKERKSVSAEMNYNIRFTQVDEAESFLTNLSMEVQKRLQGAGLRGRRLTLKVMVRKVGAPVEPSKYGGHGICDNLARSVTLAQSTDSGQLIASEVIKLFHAMRLEVQDLRGVGLQVQLLDGAHSAPHDPSGPKTRSIRDMLLAQRPPAIHNHTDSLADAPVADSTTNQGKSSSATVPPPFSTLRPPSPADPIPGTSKEEPLPSTRTPNHVRTRLNLSIEVPSPSQVDRSVLDALPAELREQVERSWTHRETERSHNGSHHRPSSPHPSSLLSSPSSPPPPAALPVGTLVLQIPNQPGQPGSTGIILELPDFSQVDPEVFAALPRELQEELRSAYGRRETAQAQGIIMEQRNPLLQLKQVGAGRVKRRYKKKNANSSPTKKGPSPLKRPHPPGNSPAKALQHPLRPRDLSNGLKLENGPSTSSLKQDVPETLSKFTPRPEPTLAGACDFTDIRTLLREWVTTISEPMEEDILQVVKYCTDLIEDKDLEKLDLVIKYMKRLMQQSVESVWSMAFDFILDNVQVVVQQTYGSTLKIT
- the rev1 gene encoding DNA repair protein REV1 isoform X2, whose protein sequence is MSTRCRAEEVHRGATFPGRDRLKRQRREGSSAAPGPQSCILHVDMDCFFVSVGIRHRPDLKGKPVAVTSNRGPGRVAQRPGVDRQLELQYYQRKYSHAGVSERKDGDLEEMTSAESHVSHGNGVDLDTTCLSMAEIASCSYEARQAGVRNGMFFGQAKQLCPSLQSVPYDFQAYKEVALAMYETLASYTHNIEALSCDEALVDCSALLAELGATPEELASAIRTDVRERTGCTASVGMGSNILLARMATRKAKPDGQYLLRSEEVDDFIRDHTVTSLPGVGRSMGAKLASLGVRSCGDLQQVSLQQLQKEFGPRTGQTLFRFCRGLDDRPVRSEKERKSVSAEMNYNIRFTQVDEAESFLTNLSMEVQKRLQGAGLRGRRLTLKVMVRKVGAPVEPSKYGGHGICDNLARSVTLAQSTDSGQLIASEVIKLFHAMRLEVQDLRGVGLQVQLLDGAHSAPHDPSGPKTRSIRDMLLAQRPPAIHNHTDSLADAPVADSTTNQGKSSSATVPPPFSTLRPPSPADPIPGTSKEEPLPSTRTPNHVRTRLNLSIEVPSPSQVDRSVLDALPAELREQVERSWTHRETERSHNGSHHRPSSPHPSSLLSSPSSPPPPAALPVGTLVLQIPNQPGQPGSTGIILELPDFSQVDPEVFAALPRELQEELRSAYGRRETAQAQGIIMAEQRNPLLQLKQVGAGRVKRRYKKKNANSSPTKKGPSPLKRPHPPGNSPAKALQHPLRPRDLSNGLKLENGPSTSSLKQDVPETLSKFTPRPEPTLAGACDFTDIRTLLREWVTTISEPMEEDILQVVKYCTDLIEDKDLEKLDLVIKYMKRLMQQSVESVWSMAFDFILDNVQVVVQQTYGSTLKIT
- the rev1 gene encoding DNA repair protein REV1 isoform X1, yielding MSTRCRAEEVHRGATFPGRDRLKRQRREGSSAAPGPQSCILHVDMDCFFVSVGIRHRPDLKGKPVAVTSNRGPGRVAQRPGVDRQLELQYYQRKYSHAGVSERKDGDLEEMTSAESHVSHGNGVDLDTTCLSMAEIASCSYEARQAGVRNGMFFGQAKQLCPSLQSVPYDFQAYKEVALAMYETLASYTHNIEALSCDEALVDCSALLAELGATPEELASAIRTDVRERTGCTASVGMGSNILLARMATRKAKPDGQYLLRSEEVDDFIRDHTVTSLPGVGRSMGAKLASLGVRSCGDLQQVSLQQLQKEFGPRTGQTLFRFCRGLDDRPVRSEKERKSVSAEMNYNIRFTQVDEAESFLTNLSMEVQKRLQGAGLRGRRLTLKVMVRKVGAPVEPSKYGGHGICDNLARSVTLAQSTDSGQLIASEVIKLFHAMRLEVQDLRGVGLQVQLLDGAHSAPHDPSGPKTRSIRDMLLAQRPPAIHNHTGVCVCEILLVITSRSHTSTSALSSDSLADAPVADSTTNQGKSSSATVPPPFSTLRPPSPADPIPGTSKEEPLPSTRTPNHVRTRLNLSIEVPSPSQVDRSVLDALPAELREQVERSWTHRETERSHNGSHHRPSSPHPSSLLSSPSSPPPPAALPVGTLVLQIPNQPGQPGSTGIILELPDFSQVDPEVFAALPRELQEELRSAYGRRETAQAQGIIMAEQRNPLLQLKQVGAGRVKRRYKKKNANSSPTKKGPSPLKRPHPPGNSPAKALQHPLRPRDLSNGLKLENGPSTSSLKQDVPETLSKFTPRPEPTLAGACDFTDIRTLLREWVTTISEPMEEDILQVVKYCTDLIEDKDLEKLDLVIKYMKRLMQQSVESVWSMAFDFILDNVQVVVQQTYGSTLKIT